The DNA region TGGCAACGAGTGTGAAAAGCGAGCTCACACCTGTCGCACTGGCGAGAGTAAGTTCAGCCAcacttttaaatattacaacTTACTTATTTCTCTTTATGCAATTTTACAGCTTTTTTGTAAGCCACGCAGAATGTTTTAAACGTGAACGAAAATAAATGATCTTTacacctacatacatacatatataactaTTAGTTGTTTTCTATCTATTAGGGCTCTTGGCGGTTTGAAGCAtgaaagcaaatatttatttatttatttgttctgTGGGTATAAGTTGTACtattcatatatattattaataaaataaataggagttaaaaataaaaataaaatacttttaacCTTATATGAAGGGGAGTGTGGATATAAGTTGTACcattcatatatattattcatataatatatatttttgaaccAGTTGATAATTATGGGGCGTCAACCAAATAATTTTCCATACAGTGAATTCAAACCGGGATCCAACATGAAAATTACAATTAGTTAAATATTCTTCATTTTTTTACCTAAACCAATTTTTAAAGATGCTTTTGTAAGCATGCGAATGGGTTAAGTCAACTCGGGTTGACATTCCTGAGGGCTTAGAGTTCAGAGCTCTAGGTATTGCGAATAACTGGATAACTGGATTAAAGAATCGCTGAAGTTGAACGTTCCTAGCCTGCATATACCATACGGTTGTGATTTATGCCTTGCGTTGGagtatttatattatttaattagctGCTTGCCGGCGATGCTATTGCGGCTCttatcttttaattaaattctaattaaaatggGTTTCttattaagtttaaattatTGGACTCGGCTTCTTGTGTGCTTTGGGTATAAAACCGTAACTGTTCCTGTGAATCAGCATCAGTTGGCTGACGAGTAACGAAACAATTGTAATTTCAGCAAGCAAATATGGCTCTGCGTCTCCTTGTTCTTCTGAGTGGTTGGATGGTCCTTGCCCAAGGATCCTTTTTGCACGGATCTGATATAATTGGCGCTGAAGCGGAGGTTCCCCAGGAAGGATACCTGCCTGTCGAAGATGCTTCAGTGCATCACTCCCTTCATCACGAGCCATTGTCTGCAGAAGTAGGACACCATCATCAATTGGGACATCTCTACCAATCTCAATCGCATCATCACGAGCATGGACCCCATCATCACCTAGAATCGCATCATCACCTATCTGAGTCCCACGATCATCATCAGTTGTCAGAATCGCATCATCTGATCCACGGATCTCCGCACCACCACTATCACGGCTACCATCACCACCAAGAACTCGAGGCTCCAGTTCATGGCATTCACGGATCCCATCATCAGCATCTCATCCACGGATCCCctcatcaccaccaccatctGGAGGCACCATATCACGGAACTCACGGAACTCACGGAACTCATGGTGTACATCACCTGCATCATCATCGCAACTGCCACGCCACCATCCACTGCCCCAGGGTTCATAGTCCCACCTATGCCACCGATGGACATCTCTGCTATAAGGTGGAGAACTCCTGCGAACTGGCCATTCTGAACTGTCTGCGCCGCAATGAACTCAAGCCAGGTTGGTTATAATCTTTTTATAAACTACTGTTTATGACACAAATGATATCATTGTTTACTTGCAGTTTTGAGACACATCGGCCGGCACGAATGTCATCATCTCCCCAGCGCTCACAGTGCCCACTAATTCTGAGCTCAAAATAACTGAACCTGACCATATATTCTTAATTATATCCTTTTATGACTTGTATAGTCTTCCTATCTCGAAATATATTGTTGTCAAATGAAATaatgtggttgttgttggtggtgtttACTATTTGGTATATTTGATCAAATTTGGGTGTACTTGTATGATAATCGTATGCATATATCGGAACTGAAGAGGCATTAAGAAAAAGAGagatttttaataaaaaaaaaagtttgacATTCTTCGTTATCAGAACATCTCAATTATGCAACCCAGAatataactttatttatttagcataTAAACAACTGGTGGGTTTAACAGGTCTTCATATTGAAATCAGCCACATTTTATGCCATACTAACAAACTATAAATTATTAGATGGACTTAACTTACCTGAACTTAAAATACAGTATTTATAACAAACGCCTTAGTCGAGTgtcgactattagatacccaTTATTTCACTTCGCCTTGCTTTAGATAAAGATCACATTCTTCTCTGGAGTCAACGAGTCTAGTATAAACTAATAACCTACGATaactgatttatttatataataagtAATAAATGTTTTACGCTACACTAAATATATATGGAATTTTTGAGTAATGGActtcaatataaatatataatatatacatatataatataaaaggTGCAAAACAAAGTTGTTTTACTTAGTTGACATTAGATAATTACAGTAGattacattaaataaattgtaaattaattagGGCCGAAGCAGTAATTGCcttgtattatttaaattgcattacCTTTCATAATCAAGATGTGGAATCGGTTTAAAGTGCAATAAACTGGGTCAACTTAGAATTTGGATGTCACTGCATGACAGCACTTACAATAATTACTTGAAATTTATGAACTACAGCTCTTGGAACTTCTGactttctgttttttctctCGTATAAAAGTCCAGAGTAAGCAGCAGACTGCATCAGTTGTTTAACAATCAGCAAAATATCCAAATATCCAAATGGCAGCCCGCTTCATTGTAATCTTCAGTGCCATATTGGTCCTTGCCCAAGGATCAAATCTTTTGCCCATTGAGCAGGAAGCCGAGGTGCCAATTCACTCTGGTGCACCTGTCGCAATCATTTCGCAAGGTCATCCATCTGTGGTCCAGTCCGTTGCTCCTGCCTACGGTCATGGCCAACTTCAAGTTCCAGTTTCAGTGGGCGGCGCTCATCACGGAGTCGGAATAGGGTTGGCTGGTGCACAACCCTATGTGGCAGCACCTCGTCCTGCTGTGTCCTACGCTCGTCCTGCAGCCGTGGTGGTTCCTGCTGTGGTGGTTGCTCCTGCGGCTCCCATTCGTCAGCCCCATGGAGTCCCTGCCCCAGTCGTTGTGGGCGCTGGTCACGGAAATGGCTACTATGGTCGCCATCATGGCTAAGAGCCCTACAAATACTCTACCCGAATCAATCTGCGAATCCGTTTGACACACTTTATAGAAACCCTATGGAACTAATgaaaattgaatgtttaaaaccacaataacataaataaaaaatattaaaccaATTCcttcgtttaatttttttaaagctCGTTAATAAGTCTAAGAAACCCAATTTATATAAGTTTAGCAACTGCGTGGTGCTCCTTGTgggcgttttttttttttttttgcaaatcgagaaaaatttataagactaataaaaaaacttaaaaatatccaaacatttttaaaaagtgtgggcgtggcaaattcgggcggtttgtgggcgttaaagtgggcgtggcaagatGGACCAACAAACTTgtgctgcgtctatgtctctggagtctgaatgcttaatctcaactttctagcttttgtgagatctcgacgttcatacggacggacagacggacaaacggacggacggacggacagacggacatggccagatcgactcggctattgatcctgatcaagaatatatatactttatatggtcggaaaccctcCTTCTGCcggttacatacttttcaacgaatctagtatactctaCGAGCAtcgggtataaatataatttatacgGCGCAAGCTCTTCTTTCTACCTGTTAAATCTTTTTCAACGGATCTACGAGTATAATACAATTTTACTCTACgactaacgggtataaaaatatgattgaaactaaaatattccattgaaatttattaaagcAAAGCTTTTAAGTTCATAAACCTTTAATAAACATTCAAGAGAATTAAAGGAGCAAATTATTTAGATGGTTGAGACTGGTGAGTcagatattatttattttaaaataattaattacacGCATTTGCTCCCTAAATTTGCGGGTGTTCAAATGTATATAAGGGTACAAATTCCAACTAAAACCATCAGTTGTCCTACAAGCAATACGCACAAAGCTGAAAATCAAAATGGCCCTCCGCTTCATTTTCGTATTCATTGCCACAATCGTCCTGGCTCAAGGATCAAATATTTCGCCACTTGAGCAGGAGACTCTGGTGGGAGTGCATCACTCTGGAGTGGCCGCTTCATCTGGAGTGGCTTCATCTGGAGCTCATGTCGTTGGTGTTACCCGTGGCCACTCAGGTGCTTCTCACTCTCAGCGTCCTGTTTCTGGTCACGGATCCATCTCTGGACCTATTCAAGGATCCCGTCGAGTGGGCGGCGTTTCAGCGGCCGGATCTCGTCCTCATGGTGGTGCTCCTCGTCGTTCTTCTACAGGCACTTATGGTCGTCCAATCGCAGGCGGAGCTGCCCCAGGAAATGTCCACCGCAACCGCAACCAGAAACCACATTAAATGTACCTTCAAAATTGTACATCATTCTGTCCCGATCCGAAAAAATGTTCCAAACCCcattcatttaaatgaaatctACGCTGTTCTTTCATAACTCTATATCTAATAGCCATACtctgcaaataaaattttgatAAGCATATATGAATACTCTTATATCAGTTGGGAATATCTTAAATGCAACTATTTGGGTAATTAGGTAATTGTGATCTAATGCTCAACAGTTGAAAATCATTGTATTTCTAAGTTGAAATTGAAGCATAGTTTATTACTGTGATATTAGATATGAAGTAGCGTTTTTGTCAACATTATTGATTCACCAGTGTCAACATATCATAAATAATACCTTggataaaattgaaattggtCTAAAGTTGTAGATACTAATAAGAAATTTCAAGGCAAAtcttattaaattatattttgtcgCTCCTTAGAAAAGTCTAATTTCACATAACCGGAGATATTAGATATAATCCTTTTTATTTGTCATTTGAGAAATAAATGCCCTAAGCTGTTTACTTgactaataatttatttgtttaaaaaatgcatttaatgtatgtatagttagcataaacaatttaaaaataaaactatacaATTATTGTAAAGTTTATAGACCGATCAAAAGTTGTTAGAGCGGGTCTTTTCTATAGCTTTGTAAATCTCCTTAATGTAAACGATTATCTTCTCGTGAAATAATGAGACCAATGAACTCCAGTTGTATCTTCGTGAAAGGTTCAAAGGCAAATGTACTTTTCTCTGATGATTAGATGTCATGATTATCATTTAATAAAGTGCCTTGgtattttgtaattatataaaaagtgTAAATACTTAAATTCGACTATAAAAGCATTCATTTCCACATTGAAGGCATCAGTCTAACTTGAAACACTAATCCCAAAAAACCAGAATGGTAGCCCAATACATTGTTATCTTCAGCGCTATATTTGTCCTGACTCAAGGATCAAATGTTTTGTCCATTGAACGGGAGTCGCAGGTAGCAGTCCACTCTGGGGTCGCCTCGTCCGGAGCTCCGGTTGTGGTTGTTCCTCAGGGACATCCATCAGTCTACCAACCGCAACGGCCGATCTACAGCCATGGCCCAGGATCCATTCCAGTCGGAGGATCTCATCGTGTGATCGGATCAGGATTGGCTGGTCTTCATCATTCAGCCTCGGTATCCTACAATCGTCCAGCTACCGTGGTCGTTCCTGCTCCTAGAGTCGTGATCTCAGCTCCCCGAGTGCTGGCTGCCCCAGTGGTTCCAATCCGCCATCCCCATGGAGTGGCGGCACCAGTTGCTATTGGTTCTGGTCACGGCAACATTCATCAGACTCATCACCTTGGCCACAAGCCCTATTAGGTTGCACTACAAATTTACGCATGTGAAGCCATTGCAGTAACACCGTCGCAAAAAAAGATcgatttatacaaatttttaaaaactttactTTTAACTTCTAAATacaattgaaataaaaacttgTACATCAAAATATTGTTTATCCATTTAATTACTGCcagtatttaaaaatttacagCAAAATTATCgcaatatttataatttgacAGGCTGGTAATCTGAATACGTCATCTACGAGTATTAACAAGGATATTTAAGAATTTCTATAAGcgcattttttatgttttttaaaaacaagttGTAAGATGAAAAACGTCAGAAATGTGTTTGTCGATACACGTATTTTGAACTCATTTTTAAAACCATATTTCATAGtgaaatcttttaaaaaaccTATGTAAAAGATGGAGatacctaaaaaaaaatggctcCTGAATAAAACTTCAATTGGACCTGGAACTTTGTCTTTATATCCCTTACTCTGGACTCTGGGCgtttcaaaaagtttttcatacggacggacaggcggagagacggacatggccagatcgattcgggtattgatcctgattaataatatatatatattttatatggccGGAAACCCTTCctataaatactttttaacgaatctagtatacctttaGGTTTAGTTATAATAAATATCAATCTTATAAGTGTTAACGTAAAACTAACCACACGTCAATACAAAAACCTGATAATAAAAAcctaataataaaatatatatagtttttagtCACTATAATTTCATCTAATATGAAGCGTGTTAATGAGGCTATTGAGTAATATTTCACATTAAGtaaattttaaagtatttaatgTATATAGAAACGGGAAACTCCCGCAAATATGATTTGTTGCATTCTCAAGTCAGTAAGCACATTTCAACTAATTATATCATTAGTCCCTAAAAGTAATTCTAAACTTCTGGCtgtttttatactttttaatgaaaatcCAGCGTATAAAAAAGAAAGCTAATACACAGGTACCATCAGTTGCCCTACAAAGAtcttaaattcatttttgatctcaagtaaaaataaacgaaaaatgTCATTCCACTTTGTTTTCGTGATCTGTGTTTTTATCGTCCTTGCTCAGGGAACCCATATAACGCAAGTGGAACCTGTATTCTCGGTGGAAGCTCATTCTGCTGGGGATGTTTCATCAGGAGCTGCCATTACTTTCCCCGAAGTGCGACCAGCCCCTGGATCCCAGGCTAAATCACCAGCTGTTCGCCCAGTTGCTCCTCGTCTTGTGGCTACTCCTGGTCGTCGCCAAACTGGATCCAACTCTCGTCCTGCTGTCGGCGGTGGAGCTAATTATGCTCATAATCGCAATAGGATTACAAAACCATACTAATTCAAAAAGCTAAATCAAAGCACTAAATCAGTCTCCGAAAAAATGTTATGGAGAAAGAGctattaatcaaataaaaaaaaatgttgtaaaaactacatataaatgtaaattattattgaaCCAAATTTTCTTCTTCTATTCTTACTAATTTTAAAGTCAAATTTCACTGATTTGTACggttttgatttgtttttctaAAGGCTTCTAAGCAGTCCTTTGAGGACGATTGCTAGATTCAGCACTCGGTCCcgaaaaattatgaaaactgaaaaagtttattattattaaagttaTGAATATTTTTACAGAGATCGGCTATTAAACTAAGTAATTAATGGGCATTCTGCCGTTATGGGATTGCGTACGACCAAATCCATTTATGGCGGGTGGACGAACACAAACATTGTTGGGCTTTAAAAGCATTTCGTTCCTTGATTGCGAAACGGAGCGCTGGGAAGTGGGCGGAATTAAAGCGTTTCTGAATTGCATCGATTGGGAAACCATGCAGTCCGAAGGCTTCAAATTAGTGGCCTGCTTTTGGTACTGAAGCATTGGATTGCACGAATTTTGCGTTTGGGTATTCACATTTATAGGATGAATTGAATAGCCAGATTGGGATGTTTGGCTTGTGTGAGGAACACCATTGCTGGGCAGCTGGTTGCCAGAGATAGGACCATTGGAGCTGACATATCGAACTCCTGCCATTCTGGTGTAATGTTGTTCTGCAGCCATTTTTTTTAACGCCACTTCTGCCTCCGCCTTGGCGTCAGCCACTGTTTGTATCTTCATACGCATCACTTTAACGGAATCGCTCAACAGCAGGCCCAAAGATCCATATGTGTCCATGTACTGTTCTGGCAGATCAGGTGGTTGATGTAAACTTATAAGCACGGGAGCGCACATCTTCACCACCCGATGGCGAATGTACTTTGCTGCCAGTCTGTCTTTGTCGGTGGTCATGTAAGGCGCGGTGTGTTCAGATAGATACTTTAATTGAGGCACAATGCAGGCACGTACTACGTGATTCCCCAACTTTCCCAGGCCAATGACTGCTCCGAACACCGTCGTCAGTGGCTTCATCAATAGCGCCTTTTTGTAAACCCTAGaatataaaagtatatttaaaaatcaaagaGTGTTAGCTATGAAGATTGGAGACAAAAATCGAATGATTAGGCATGCAGTTAAGagatgttttttgtttggccggACATGATCAGATCCACTCAGTTAGTGATCATGATCAAGAATTTATAAGTAAAACGACCATTTATTCCTCTAAAGAGTCAATGCAGAATACAGCCAGAAAAAACCAGGTCTTTTCAAAAGttcaatttacaatttttcaaagaaaggaaaagtatttaaagatGCCATTTATCTGACTTTATAGGGGGCAAAAGTGAAGAATGGAATTAAATATAATGTACTTGCCCAATGACTCTGGGCAGGATGCTAGTGTCGGCAGCGTCGAACTGGCGCCCTATATGGGCCATTATATTTCCGGAGTACTCCCTTAAGGCCCAGTGGTCATCCACGTCAGGAGATGCGGACACTTGTTTCGCCAGCACGCAGGATAGAACGGCTGgcaggagcaggtggagcTGCAATGCAACAGATGCATTCTTCAGCTTATCCTATTCCTCAGTACCAAATACTCACATATTGCAACAAGCTAAAGCGATGGTTTCCTAACAGGGATCTAATCATGCGCATAAGGTAAAGGAGCATCGTCATGTCCTGCTGTTTCACGTTGATAGCCACTGCGTCCGCGATGAACATGGTCAGCCTGGGCAGCAACACCTCTATCGAGGGATCAGTGGTGAGGGTTTGGAGGGCCCGCTGGCGCCGGGAATCAGATGTGCCCACGCAGGCCTCGGTAACCAACTCGAAGAAGGACTGCTGTTCCTTGGTCAGGGGATAGTGCTTATAGGAACTTAGCAGCACTCGCTCCACCTTAAACCAGCCGTGGTGGACGGGAGACGGATTCAAAGAAATCTGCGGTATGGATTCCGGCCCGGTAACGAGAGGTATATCCTCATTTTCGTTGGTTACAGCTTCGTTGATGATTCTGGGTACATTTTTGGCCAGAGGCCTTGTGCAATAGTCACAATGGACCAGCCTGAAAAAAATGTCAGGACGCAGGTTGTCGTCCATTCGGACAGCATGCTGAATGTGGGACAGGTTCAATAGGCGCTCCCGGATGCGCCGCATGTATTTTCCCGCCTCGTTCAGCAGGTTTGTAATGTCTTCTTTAAGATTAAGGGAAAGCCAATCGGCTGCTCCGTCGTCCAGCCGCTGACCAGTGTTGTGCAAGGATATCGCGTACAGAGAACGCCGCGACAATGACTTTTTTCGGAATCTCTCGTCCTTGTCGGGCATTTCATTGCAAGACGTTCTCATTTCAGTTgcctttttgttttcaaattgcCACATTCTGGCACTAGTGATGGCACCAGTCGATAGTCGATGCACAACGCCGTTATCGGTCAGACTAGGTCGTCACTCGATACCCGCCAATTGgattttcaaaaatttcaaaaaggAACAAAACTCGCAGACGAAAGTTTCAAATGCGgattgttttgatttttgaatgtcAGTTTAACATTGGCAGAGCTTGCCACAACTTACCCAAGGAGTAATACTatttccaaaaaaaacttCACCATCATTTCTCTTAACATTGCccgcaatttaattaataaattaaggAAATAAGTGAAACAAGATACATCATatacaaatgtttttaatatcaCGTGACTCACAACTTGATTGCCTTATAACATAACGTAAACGGttacacaaaaaaacattCCAAACACACTCTATAAAACTACGTAACCCTTATTGCCCTAAGGACATCACCACATCATTAAGGTTAAGCCTGACCGTTCctgccattttaatttttgattttcaacgaatttacTATATGAAAAACTGCTTATTTAATAATTCGCGTTTTAAGACTTTTTATGTAATTTGTGACCGCTTGGAGACCTTTCCAGGTCGAGCTCCTTTCGACTACTGCCCTTCATAGTATTTTCACAACCGACTGAACTTGACTTTGACATTAATGTCAAGTGAAATTGTAGAAACCGCCTAGTGCGAATGGTAAATACAAAACTTATAAAAACATACACTATTGGATAACAACACTGTGAAAAATTGGCCTTAAGTAACGAGTTttaatttctatatatatttttctgatgaTTTTGCTGATGAATTTATCaattatcaatattttatcAATTCTTTGCAGCTTAATTAGTTAGTTCTAAACCATAAACATAAAAGCCGGGGCTTTTTCAGAAAACATATGTATTTGGACTCAACGTGAAAACAAGCAATTCAggtattatatattttttttatttatttaacaagtAAGCCCAAATGTGGTATAGAATAAAagccagcaccagcaccacaaCTAGCGACCTTCCCACTCTGTGCAGTCAGGAGCGAAGATCTGTAAGGGGGACGTACATGACGCCCATAAGACGTGTCATCTGCACCTTCCCATCAGCGTCCTTGTCGTACTGTGAAAATTGATTCATATTATTCCAGCAGTTACTCGAAAGCATCTGCCCACCTGTTGCATGTACTGAGATCCGCCGTCGGGGCCGACTGGAACTATGAGGCGTCCGCCGTTGGCCAGTTGGTTGATGAGTTCGGTGGGCGTGTCGGGAGCAGCTGCTCCAACATGGATTGCATTATACGGTGCGTTCGGGGGGTATCCCTTACGGCCGTCGCCCTCGACGATTATCAACTGGCCGGAGTCCAGCATGCTACGGTCGTCGGTGTTCAAGTTGGCCTTGCTCAGACGTACCAGATCTGCCTGGTGCTCTATGCCCACAATCCGGGTCTCCGCACCGACTCCCTTAGCCTTGATGTAACGATAGAAGCAGGCTGTTAGGTAGCCAGATCCAGAGCCCACGTCCAGTATATGTGCACCGGGCTTCAAGTGATCACGTAGATACTCCAAGGCGAAGGCATGCTAAGAAAGTGAAAGAAATAATAAGTGCAACTATTAATCTCGTAGCTTTGCAGCCTAACAAAGATGAGCCACAGAAATGTTTTTAGTATAAGAACCGCGAAATTACCAACTTATGTTGGTATCCTTCTAAATGAATCGTGAGTGTGGGCTTTTTGATTTTAAGTTACCATGTGAGGAGCACTGATGGTGACACCTCCACCTATGGGTTGCGGGGCGTCCATGTAGGGGTTGCGCGGAGAGTAGTGCTTGCGGTCGGTTTCCTTCATCGCCTGGGCCACCGCATCACTTGCAATGACGCCGTGATCTTGGGAATTCGGTTCTATTATTAACTCTTCCCATTATACAGAGCGAATGCCA from Drosophila santomea strain STO CAGO 1482 chromosome 3R, Prin_Dsan_1.1, whole genome shotgun sequence includes:
- the LOC120454203 gene encoding histidine-rich glycoprotein, whose product is MALRLLVLLSGWMVLAQGSFLHGSDIIGAEAEVPQEGYLPVEDASVHHSLHHEPLSAEVGHHHQLGHLYQSQSHHHEHGPHHHLESHHHLSESHDHHQLSESHHLIHGSPHHHYHGYHHHQELEAPVHGIHGSHHQHLIHGSPHHHHHLEAPYHGTHGTHGTHGVHHLHHHRNCHATIHCPRVHSPTYATDGHLCYKVENSCELAILNCLRRNELKPVLRHIGRHECHHLPSAHSAH
- the LOC120452893 gene encoding uncharacterized protein LOC120452893; protein product: MAARFIVIFSAILVLAQGSNLLPIEQEAEVPIHSGAPVAIISQGHPSVVQSVAPAYGHGQLQVPVSVGGAHHGVGIGLAGAQPYVAAPRPAVSYARPAAVVVPAVVVAPAAPIRQPHGVPAPVVVGAGHGNGYYGRHHG
- the LOC120454083 gene encoding uncharacterized protein LOC120454083 — protein: MALRFIFVFIATIVLAQGSNISPLEQETLVGVHHSGVAASSGVASSGAHVVGVTRGHSGASHSQRPVSGHGSISGPIQGSRRVGGVSAAGSRPHGGAPRRSSTGTYGRPIAGGAAPGNVHRNRNQKPH
- the LOC120454181 gene encoding uncharacterized protein LOC120454181, encoding MVAQYIVIFSAIFVLTQGSNVLSIERESQVAVHSGVASSGAPVVVVPQGHPSVYQPQRPIYSHGPGSIPVGGSHRVIGSGLAGLHHSASVSYNRPATVVVPAPRVVISAPRVLAAPVVPIRHPHGVAAPVAIGSGHGNIHQTHHLGHKPY
- the LOC120454185 gene encoding uncharacterized protein LOC120454185, whose protein sequence is MSFHFVFVICVFIVLAQGTHITQVEPVFSVEAHSAGDVSSGAAITFPEVRPAPGSQAKSPAVRPVAPRLVATPGRRQTGSNSRPAVGGGANYAHNRNRITKPY
- the LOC120454112 gene encoding transcription initiation factor TFIID subunit 6; this encodes MWQFENKKATEMRTSCNEMPDKDERFRKKSLSRRSLYAISLHNTGQRLDDGAADWLSLNLKEDITNLLNEAGKYMRRIRERLLNLSHIQHAVRMDDNLRPDIFFRLVHCDYCTRPLAKNVPRIINEAVTNENEDIPLVTGPESIPQISLNPSPVHHGWFKVERVLLSSYKHYPLTKEQQSFFELVTEACVGTSDSRRQRALQTLTTDPSIEVLLPRLTMFIADAVAINVKQQDMTMLLYLMRMIRSLLGNHRFSLLQYLHLLLPAVLSCVLAKQVSASPDVDDHWALREYSGNIMAHIGRQFDAADTSILPRVIGVYKKALLMKPLTTVFGAVIGLGKLGNHVVRACIVPQLKYLSEHTAPYMTTDKDRLAAKYIRHRVVKMCAPVLISLHQPPDLPEQYMDTYGSLGLLLSDSVKVMRMKIQTVADAKAEAEVALKKMAAEQHYTRMAGVRYVSSNGPISGNQLPSNGVPHTSQTSQSGYSIHPINVNTQTQNSCNPMLQYQKQATNLKPSDCMVSQSMQFRNALIPPTSQRSVSQSRNEMLLKPNNVCVRPPAINGFGRTQSHNGRMPINYLV
- the LOC120454071 gene encoding protein-L-isoaspartate(D-aspartate) O-methyltransferase; amino-acid sequence: MAWRSVGANNEDLIRQLKDHGVIASDAVAQAMKETDRKHYSPRNPYMDAPQPIGGGVTISAPHMHAFALEYLRDHLKPGAHILDVGSGSGYLTACFYRYIKAKGVGAETRIVGIEHQADLVRLSKANLNTDDRSMLDSGQLIIVEGDGRKGYPPNAPYNAIHVGAAAPDTPTELINQLANGGRLIVPVGPDGGSQYMQQYDKDADGKVQMTRLMGVMYVPLTDLRS